In Melospiza georgiana isolate bMelGeo1 chromosome 15, bMelGeo1.pri, whole genome shotgun sequence, one genomic interval encodes:
- the MXD3 gene encoding max dimerization protein 3 isoform X1, with translation MEPAGSRIQVLLQAAEFLEHREHRHPLGLAGAEHGYAALCPAPPRRALGSVRSVHNALEKHRRAQLRCCLERLKQQVPLGVGPARSTTLSLLHRARLHIQRLEEQELRARRAKDRLRDRQQSLQRRLESLLLPADGERARADSLDSSRLSEPSEEEDAEVEVDGVVFSGDLLPGFGTGREHSYSSPHSPAS, from the exons ATGGAGCCCGCGGGCAGCCGcatccaggtgctgctgcaggcgGCCGAGTTCCTGGAGCACCGCGAGCACCGGCACCCGCTCGGCCTGGCCGGGGCCGAGCACGGCTACGCCGCTCTCTgccccgcgccgccgcgccGGGCCCTGGGCAGCGTCAG GTCGGTGCACAACGCCCTGGAGAAGCACAG GAGAGCCCAGCTCCGGTGCTGCCTGGAGCGGCTGAAGCAGCAGGTGCCGCTGGGCGTGGGGCCGGCCCGCTCCACCACGCTGAGCCTCCTGCACCGTGCCCGGCTCCACATCCAG aggctggaggagcaggaactGAGGGCACGAAGGGCCAAGGACCGGCTGCGGGACcggcagcagagcctgcagcgGCGGCTGGAGTCGCTGCTCTTGCCCGCTGATGGGGAACGGGCACGGGCTGACAGCCTGGACTCCTCCCGGCTCTCAGAGCCCTCCGAGGAAG AGGATGCCGAGGTAGAGGTGGATGGTGTGGTGTTCAGCGGGGACCTGCTGCCCGGCTTTGGCACCGGGAGGGAGCACAGCTACTCCAGCCCGCACAGCCCCGCCTCCTGA
- the MXD3 gene encoding max dimerization protein 3 isoform X2, which translates to MEPAGSRIQVLLQAAEFLEHREHRHPLGLAGAEHGYAALCPAPPRRPGLSRRSVHNALEKHRRAQLRCCLERLKQQVPLGVGPARSTTLSLLHRARLHIQRLEEQELRARRAKDRLRDRQQSLQRRLESLLLPADGERARADSLDSSRLSEPSEEEDAEVEVDGVVFSGDLLPGFGTGREHSYSSPHSPAS; encoded by the exons ATGGAGCCCGCGGGCAGCCGcatccaggtgctgctgcaggcgGCCGAGTTCCTGGAGCACCGCGAGCACCGGCACCCGCTCGGCCTGGCCGGGGCCGAGCACGGCTACGCCGCTCTCTgccccgcgccgccgcgccGG CCGGGTCTCTCCCGCAGGTCGGTGCACAACGCCCTGGAGAAGCACAG GAGAGCCCAGCTCCGGTGCTGCCTGGAGCGGCTGAAGCAGCAGGTGCCGCTGGGCGTGGGGCCGGCCCGCTCCACCACGCTGAGCCTCCTGCACCGTGCCCGGCTCCACATCCAG aggctggaggagcaggaactGAGGGCACGAAGGGCCAAGGACCGGCTGCGGGACcggcagcagagcctgcagcgGCGGCTGGAGTCGCTGCTCTTGCCCGCTGATGGGGAACGGGCACGGGCTGACAGCCTGGACTCCTCCCGGCTCTCAGAGCCCTCCGAGGAAG AGGATGCCGAGGTAGAGGTGGATGGTGTGGTGTTCAGCGGGGACCTGCTGCCCGGCTTTGGCACCGGGAGGGAGCACAGCTACTCCAGCCCGCACAGCCCCGCCTCCTGA
- the PRELID1 gene encoding PRELI domain-containing protein 1, mitochondrial, with product MGKYCASLGVLKGPWDQVFAAFWQRYPNPYSKHVLTEDIVHREVTPDHKLLSRRLLTKTNRMPRWAERFFPANVAHSVYILEDSIVDPKNRTMTTFTWNINHARLMVVEERCEYRVNPENSNWTEVKREAWVSSSLFGVSRAIQEFGLARFKSNVTKSTKGFEYVLAKMQGEAPSKTLVETAKEATEKAKETALAATEKAKDLASKAATKKKQYV from the exons ATGGGGAAATACTGCGCCAGCCTGGGCGTCCTCAAGGGGCCCTGGGACCAGGTGTTCGCCGCCTTCTGGCAGCGCTACCCCAACCCCTACAG CAAACATGTCCTGACCGAAGACATCGTGCACCGGGAGGTGACGCCGGACCACAAGCTGCTCTCTCGGCGGCTCCTGACCAAGACCAACCGGATGCCGCGCTGGGCAGAGCGCTTCTTCCCAGCCAATGTCGCCCACTCCGTCTACATCCTGGAGGACTCTATCGTGGACCCCAAGAACCGAACCATGACCACATTCACCTGGAACATCAACCACGCTCGTCTCATG GTGGTGGAGGAGCGCTGCGAGTACCGGGTGAACCCCGAGAACAGCAACTGGACCGAGGTCAAGCGGGAAGCCTGGGTATCCTCCAGCCTTTTCGGCGTCTCGCGGGCCATCCAG GAGTTTGGTCTGGCCAGGTTCAAAAGCAACGTGACCAAGAGCACTAAGGGATTTGAATATGTGCTAGCAAAAATGCAAG GAGAAGCTCCATCCAAAACACTGGTGGAGACAGCCAAGGAAGCGACCGAGAAAGCCAAGgaaacagctctggctgctaCGGAGAAAGCCAAGGACCTGGCGAGCAAGGCAGCCACCAAGAAGAAGCAGTATGTGTGA
- the RAB24 gene encoding ras-related protein Rab-24 — protein MSGRRVDAKVVLLGQEGVGKSSLVERCAHGRFRAGPYQNTIGAAFVAKVMTVGDQTVTLGIWDTAGSERYEAMSRIYYRGARAAVVCYDLTDSGSFQRAKFWVNELQNCEEGCRIYLCGTKSDLLEEDRRKRGVDFHDVQDYADEIKADLFETSSKTGQSVDELFQKVAEDYVNFSAFQVMTEDKGVNLSQRNSPYFYSCCHH, from the exons ATGAGCGGGAGGCGGGTGGACGCCaaggtggtgctgctggggcaggagggggtgGGCAAGAGCAGCCTCGTGGAGCGCTGCGCCCACGGCCGCTTCCGCGCCGGGCCCTACCAGAAC ACGATCGGAGCCGCTTTTGTGGCCAAGGTGATGACTGTGGGGGACCAGACCGTGACCCTCGGCATATGG GACACGGCGGGCTCGGAGCGCTATGAGGCCATGAGCCGCATCTACTACCGGGGAGCCCGGGCTGCCGTGGTCTGCTACG ATCTCACCGACAGTGGCAGTTTCCAGCGAGCCAAGTTCTGGGTGAACGAGCTGCAGAACTGTGAGGAG GGCTGCCGGATCTACCTGTGTGGCACCAAGAGCGACCTGCTGGAGGAGGACAGGAGGAAGAGGGGGGTTGACTTCCACGACGTGCAGGACTACGCTGATG AGATCAAAGCAGACCTCTTTGAGACCTCCAGTAAAACGGGCCAGAGCGTGG ATGAGCTGTTCCAAAAGGTGGCCGAGGACTACGTCAACTTCTCTGCCTTTCAGGTGATGACAG AGGACAAGGGTGTCAACCTGAGCCAGAGGAACAGTCCCTACTTctacagctgctgccaccactga